One window from the genome of Echinicola vietnamensis DSM 17526 encodes:
- a CDS encoding family 20 glycosylhydrolase, with protein MGKQFPIIPFPAQLEAGQGEFQLTASTAIVVKAGKLDLSNEVAFLKELLTAQRLEAHTAEEGGIVLAYSDALDHKEGYRLEITPTQVLIEASTNAGFFMGIQTLGQLFPVQLEKREKGPLSLPAVKIADAPKYKWRGMHIDVARHFFTKEYIQKFIDRLARYHFNKLHLHLTDDQGWRLEIKQLPKLTEIGAWRTFNNHDSICWERAKTNPDMEIDAWNIKEVDGKEVYGGFYTQAEMKEIIAYAAARHIEVIPEIDMPGHMNAAVRAYPYLTGDQKTDWGELFSSPLNPCQESTYAFAESVLDEVMELFPSEYVHIGADEVDREFWGTSMCKQWMEDHGIEDVDKLQSYFVNHMEAYVKSKGKQLIVWDDALAGGISPTAHVMYWRSWVKDAPFTAANNGNDLIMSPVGGGLYFDYAPDKSTLRKVYTVDIVPEGFTAAQAEKVIGGQANIWTEYIPSEARADYMYMPRMTALAERVWSDPNDFDGYSSRLNAHYAWMQQQGINYRLPDLTGIADMNMFVGKGTLEVAAPVDFLEIHYTTDGTDPEVTDPVLDKPLRVRKDTDFKIAAFGPTGNRGDVYEVPFRKTTYLKGKKVKDVQQGLQVAFHKGTFEQTALMDDHTPDETRVLDKLHIPSDLGQGSFGMEFTGYIHVPEKGIYDFILTSDDGSKLYIGGREVVDNDGFHSAKEVSGQVALKAGYHPFELDFIEGGGGYTLMLEYLDKAGIRKPVPADWLVIEK; from the coding sequence ATGGGAAAGCAATTCCCGATCATTCCATTCCCTGCTCAATTGGAGGCAGGACAAGGGGAGTTTCAGCTGACGGCTTCCACCGCCATCGTGGTAAAGGCAGGCAAATTAGACCTGTCCAATGAAGTGGCGTTTCTCAAAGAACTCCTGACGGCTCAACGGCTAGAAGCCCATACGGCTGAAGAAGGAGGAATCGTTTTGGCTTATTCGGATGCGTTGGATCATAAGGAAGGGTATCGCTTGGAGATCACACCAACGCAAGTGTTGATAGAGGCAAGCACCAATGCAGGCTTTTTTATGGGCATCCAGACCTTGGGGCAATTGTTTCCAGTGCAGTTGGAGAAAAGGGAAAAAGGACCACTGTCCCTGCCAGCGGTAAAGATAGCAGATGCCCCAAAATACAAGTGGAGAGGCATGCACATTGATGTGGCCCGCCATTTTTTTACGAAGGAATATATCCAGAAATTTATAGATCGCCTGGCCCGTTATCATTTTAATAAGTTGCACCTGCATTTGACAGATGACCAAGGCTGGCGGCTGGAGATCAAACAATTGCCAAAACTTACCGAAATAGGGGCGTGGAGGACGTTTAACAATCACGATTCCATCTGTTGGGAACGAGCTAAAACCAATCCGGATATGGAAATCGATGCTTGGAATATCAAAGAAGTGGATGGTAAAGAAGTGTATGGAGGCTTTTATACCCAAGCAGAAATGAAGGAAATCATTGCCTATGCTGCAGCGCGGCACATTGAAGTGATTCCTGAAATCGATATGCCGGGCCATATGAATGCTGCCGTTAGGGCTTATCCGTATTTGACGGGCGACCAGAAGACAGACTGGGGGGAATTGTTTAGCAGCCCGCTCAATCCATGTCAGGAAAGTACCTATGCATTTGCCGAAAGCGTGTTGGATGAGGTGATGGAATTGTTCCCAAGTGAATATGTTCATATTGGCGCTGATGAGGTGGACAGGGAGTTTTGGGGAACTTCCATGTGCAAACAATGGATGGAGGACCATGGCATTGAGGATGTGGACAAGCTCCAAAGCTACTTTGTTAACCACATGGAAGCCTATGTGAAATCGAAAGGCAAACAGCTCATCGTTTGGGATGATGCTTTGGCCGGAGGCATTAGTCCTACCGCCCATGTGATGTATTGGCGTAGTTGGGTAAAGGATGCTCCGTTCACCGCGGCTAATAATGGCAATGACCTTATCATGAGCCCTGTGGGTGGAGGGCTTTATTTTGACTATGCCCCGGATAAGAGCACTCTCCGTAAAGTATATACCGTGGATATTGTTCCTGAAGGATTTACAGCTGCTCAGGCAGAAAAGGTGATCGGTGGTCAAGCCAATATTTGGACCGAATATATTCCGTCCGAGGCACGGGCTGATTATATGTACATGCCCCGGATGACGGCTTTGGCAGAGCGTGTATGGTCGGATCCCAATGATTTTGATGGCTACTCTTCACGGCTAAATGCGCATTATGCCTGGATGCAACAGCAGGGAATCAATTACCGACTGCCTGATTTGACCGGTATTGCGGACATGAACATGTTCGTGGGCAAGGGAACCTTGGAAGTTGCCGCACCGGTAGATTTCCTTGAGATCCATTATACCACTGATGGGACCGACCCTGAGGTAACTGATCCTGTATTGGACAAGCCCCTAAGGGTTCGCAAGGATACAGATTTTAAAATTGCGGCTTTTGGTCCTACTGGAAATCGGGGAGATGTATACGAAGTGCCTTTTAGGAAAACGACTTACCTCAAGGGCAAAAAGGTGAAAGATGTGCAGCAGGGATTACAGGTGGCTTTTCATAAGGGTACTTTCGAGCAAACAGCCCTGATGGACGACCATACACCAGATGAAACCAGGGTGCTGGATAAGCTGCATATTCCTTCGGATCTCGGTCAGGGATCGTTTGGAATGGAGTTTACCGGGTATATCCATGTGCCAGAAAAGGGGATTTATGATTTTATCCTGACCAGTGACGATGGCAGTAAACTTTATATCGGTGGCAGGGAGGTAGTCGACAATGACGGTTTTCATTCAGCCAAAGAGGTGAGCGGGCAAGTTGCCCTCAAAGCAGGCTACCATCCTTTTGAACTGGATTTTATCGAAGGGGGAGGTGGCTATACCCTGATGCTTGAATACCTTGATAAAGCCGGAATCCGGAAACCAGTGCCCGCTGATTGGCTGGTAATAGAGAAGTAA
- a CDS encoding glycoside hydrolase family 3 N-terminal domain-containing protein: MWRHLSFSSLLKYPLFVFMCLGMAFLAYGQEESEPLYKQATVPVDQRVEDLLGRMTLEEKVGQLSTLLGWKMYEKRDDHVKVSKAFEEAVQQQHIGMLWATLRADPWTQKTLVTGLNPKQAAEATNAMQKYVLENTRLGIPMMLAEECPHGHMAIGTTVFPTSIGQASTWNPALIQEMAAAIALEARLQGGHIGYGPVLDLAREPRWSRVEETYGEDPYINSQMGRAMVSGFQGESIASGKNVISTLKHFTAYGVPEGGHNGTSVSVGQRELHESYLPPFKAAVAEGALSVMTAYNSIDGVPCTSNGHLLNDVLRDDWGFNGFVVSDLGSISGLRGSHHVTETAEGAAQLAINAGVDSDLGGYGFGKNLLAAVQAGGVSQEVLDEAVRRVLKVKFDMGLFENPYVDPSKAESLVRSAKHIALARKVARESVVLLKNENDLLPLRKKVNSIAVIGPNADNTYNQLGDYTAPQPNENVVTVLEGIKNKVGKDVRVNYVKGCAIRDTTQSEIGKAASLAARSDVAVVVLGGSSARDFDTEYEETAAAKVSEAEEGQVISDMESGEGFDRMTLDLLGDQLKLVQAVQATGTPVVVVLIKGRPLNLNWIDEHVPAIVDAWYPGQEGGNAIADVLFGDYNPSGRLTISVPRSVGQLPVFYNYRNPKRHDYVEGSAEPLYAFGHGLSYADFEYDNLEVTASGMAGSPTVRVHFQVSNISNVDGEEVVQLYVRDEAGSTVRPLLELKRFEKVMVPAGESSKITFMLTAEDLQVLGQDMNWLVEPGSFQVLVGRSSRDIRLEGKFILE, from the coding sequence ATGTGGAGACATCTTAGCTTTTCGTCATTACTGAAATATCCGTTGTTTGTGTTTATGTGCCTAGGGATGGCATTTTTGGCCTATGGGCAGGAGGAAAGTGAGCCTTTGTACAAACAGGCCACTGTTCCGGTGGACCAACGGGTGGAAGACCTTTTGGGCAGGATGACACTGGAGGAAAAAGTGGGGCAGCTGTCTACCTTGCTTGGATGGAAGATGTATGAAAAAAGGGACGATCATGTCAAGGTCAGCAAAGCCTTTGAAGAGGCGGTGCAGCAGCAACATATCGGTATGCTGTGGGCGACTTTGCGAGCAGATCCCTGGACACAGAAGACATTGGTCACGGGCCTGAACCCCAAGCAAGCAGCGGAAGCAACCAATGCCATGCAAAAATATGTCCTTGAAAATACCCGTTTGGGAATTCCGATGATGTTGGCCGAGGAATGTCCGCATGGGCACATGGCCATAGGCACGACGGTTTTTCCTACCTCCATCGGTCAGGCAAGCACGTGGAATCCTGCGCTCATCCAGGAGATGGCGGCAGCGATTGCTTTGGAGGCCAGGCTGCAGGGAGGACATATTGGCTATGGGCCGGTGCTGGACCTGGCGAGAGAGCCCCGGTGGTCTCGTGTGGAGGAGACATACGGAGAAGATCCCTATATCAATAGCCAGATGGGAAGGGCCATGGTGAGTGGGTTTCAAGGGGAGAGCATTGCATCTGGAAAAAATGTGATTTCAACGCTAAAGCATTTCACAGCCTACGGGGTGCCCGAGGGGGGGCATAATGGGACCAGCGTAAGTGTGGGGCAGCGGGAGCTGCATGAAAGTTATTTGCCCCCATTCAAGGCAGCGGTAGCGGAAGGGGCACTTTCCGTCATGACAGCCTATAACTCCATCGATGGTGTGCCGTGTACCTCCAACGGACATTTGTTAAATGATGTCCTCCGTGATGATTGGGGATTTAATGGTTTTGTAGTTTCCGATTTGGGCAGCATTAGCGGTCTGCGTGGCAGTCACCATGTGACAGAAACGGCAGAAGGAGCGGCACAATTGGCCATTAATGCCGGAGTGGATTCGGATTTGGGCGGTTATGGGTTTGGGAAGAACCTCTTGGCGGCTGTTCAGGCTGGTGGCGTTTCCCAAGAGGTGTTGGATGAAGCCGTACGCCGGGTGTTGAAGGTGAAGTTTGATATGGGGCTTTTTGAAAATCCTTATGTGGATCCTTCAAAGGCAGAAAGCCTCGTAAGATCAGCCAAACACATTGCGTTGGCGCGAAAAGTAGCCCGTGAATCCGTGGTGCTTTTAAAGAATGAAAATGATCTTCTTCCCTTGCGGAAAAAGGTAAATAGCATAGCAGTTATCGGCCCGAATGCCGATAATACGTATAACCAGCTAGGAGACTATACCGCTCCCCAGCCGAATGAAAATGTGGTGACGGTTTTGGAAGGGATAAAAAATAAAGTAGGCAAGGATGTTCGGGTGAATTATGTCAAAGGATGTGCTATCCGTGATACCACCCAAAGTGAAATTGGCAAAGCAGCATCTTTGGCCGCTCGGTCTGATGTGGCGGTAGTGGTGCTGGGCGGATCAAGTGCACGGGACTTTGATACAGAATATGAAGAAACCGCAGCGGCGAAAGTCAGTGAGGCGGAAGAAGGTCAGGTGATCAGTGATATGGAGAGTGGGGAAGGTTTTGACCGGATGACACTGGACCTGTTGGGTGATCAGCTCAAATTGGTGCAAGCTGTTCAGGCCACTGGTACGCCTGTTGTGGTGGTATTGATCAAGGGACGTCCGCTAAACCTCAACTGGATAGATGAACATGTGCCGGCAATTGTCGATGCTTGGTATCCAGGACAGGAAGGAGGCAATGCCATTGCAGATGTGCTTTTTGGGGATTACAATCCTTCCGGAAGATTGACCATCTCTGTGCCACGGTCTGTTGGGCAATTACCGGTGTTTTATAACTACCGGAATCCAAAGCGGCACGATTATGTGGAAGGCAGTGCTGAGCCGTTGTATGCTTTTGGGCATGGCTTGAGCTATGCGGATTTTGAATATGATAACCTGGAAGTCACGGCTTCCGGAATGGCAGGATCCCCCACGGTAAGGGTACACTTTCAAGTGAGCAATATCAGCAATGTAGACGGTGAAGAAGTGGTGCAGCTGTATGTCAGGGATGAAGCTGGCAGTACCGTAAGGCCTTTGCTAGAACTGAAGCGGTTTGAAAAGGTGATGGTGCCGGCTGGGGAGTCCAGCAAAATCACGTTTATGTTAACGGCTGAAGACCTGCAGGTTCTTGGACAGGATATGAACTGGTTAGTGGAGCCCGGAAGTTTTCAGGTGTTGGTAGGCCGTTCTTCCAGGGATATCCGTCTGGAAGGGAAATTTATCTTGGAGTGA
- a CDS encoding MraY family glycosyltransferase, with translation MYMFQLSTIPIAFFIGLLIIPVIIKVIKRTNILDVPGGRKIHKEAIPSMGGIGIVIAMLMSLVITMDWQQWSDVRFLMMGFGVMFLVGLRDDLVELTAMQKLLGQLLAIGLVVVLGDIRVSGFYGFLGIEELPVWVSYALTIFVIIGLTNAFNLVDGLDGLAGTLSLISFLFLGGWFLAAGFLTYGMIALACSGGVLAFMVYNWHPAKIFMGDTGSLTLGFILAVLSVFFVEANGQILSPAHFMRFEAPITAGLALVLVSCFDTLRVMVKRVRRGRPPMAADKSHVHHFLLRSGLRHDQVALVLGGIKLLFLCMVVSMADFSDNVLLPMVLGTVVVLCMTLDAVTLRKVKRIARQSPGVLATASEQEKRRELKEEPV, from the coding sequence ATGTATATGTTTCAACTCTCTACCATTCCAATAGCCTTTTTTATCGGGTTATTAATCATTCCCGTCATTATCAAAGTAATCAAAAGAACCAATATTCTGGATGTTCCTGGAGGCAGAAAGATCCATAAGGAAGCCATACCCTCCATGGGAGGTATTGGGATCGTAATCGCGATGTTAATGAGCCTTGTCATCACCATGGATTGGCAGCAATGGTCAGATGTCCGTTTTTTAATGATGGGGTTCGGGGTGATGTTTTTGGTAGGATTAAGGGATGACTTGGTTGAATTGACTGCAATGCAAAAACTCTTGGGGCAGCTTTTGGCCATTGGCTTGGTAGTGGTCTTGGGAGATATCAGAGTGAGTGGTTTTTATGGGTTTTTGGGCATAGAGGAGCTGCCGGTTTGGGTGAGTTATGCACTGACGATTTTTGTTATAATAGGGCTTACCAACGCTTTCAATTTGGTGGACGGCCTGGACGGTCTAGCGGGAACGTTGAGTTTGATTTCCTTTTTGTTTTTGGGAGGATGGTTTCTCGCGGCAGGATTTCTTACTTATGGAATGATTGCTTTGGCCTGTTCTGGAGGGGTTTTGGCATTTATGGTATATAATTGGCATCCGGCCAAAATTTTTATGGGAGATACCGGATCCCTGACATTGGGTTTTATACTAGCGGTGCTCAGTGTGTTTTTCGTCGAGGCTAATGGCCAAATACTTTCACCTGCCCATTTTATGCGATTTGAAGCGCCCATCACTGCGGGCCTGGCATTGGTGTTGGTTTCTTGTTTTGATACTTTGAGGGTGATGGTCAAGCGCGTAAGAAGAGGAAGACCTCCCATGGCAGCTGACAAGTCCCATGTACATCACTTTTTGTTAAGGTCAGGCTTGCGTCATGATCAGGTAGCACTGGTTTTAGGGGGGATTAAACTGTTGTTTTTATGCATGGTTGTTTCCATGGCTGATTTTTCGGACAATGTGTTGTTACCGATGGTATTGGGGACAGTAGTGGTGCTGTGCATGACGTTGGATGCAGTAACCCTGCGAAAGGTGAAAAGGATCGCTCGACAATCTCCGGGAGTATTGGCCACAGCAAGTGAACAAGAGAAAAGACGAGAGTTAAAAGAAGAGCCTGTTTAA
- a CDS encoding GNAT family N-acetyltransferase, with protein sequence MKNQEKPEIVIRGGTIAEVLSLSVAIPEFEQPYGDEAYAERLKSNPHLILVAEYGGKLVGFKVGYATDEKTFYSWMGGVLPAFRRNGIAGILAEVQTDWAKKSGYQKLVFKTRNIHSDMIRFGLKRGFMITELIKRDKPEDHRIIMEKKI encoded by the coding sequence ATGAAAAACCAGGAGAAACCAGAAATCGTAATTCGGGGAGGCACCATTGCAGAAGTGCTCTCCCTGAGCGTGGCCATACCGGAGTTTGAGCAGCCTTATGGGGACGAAGCTTATGCTGAGCGGTTGAAGAGTAATCCCCATTTGATTCTGGTGGCCGAGTATGGGGGGAAGCTCGTGGGGTTTAAGGTGGGCTATGCCACGGACGAAAAGACCTTTTATTCCTGGATGGGGGGAGTGTTGCCGGCATTTCGGCGCAATGGCATAGCGGGAATCCTAGCGGAAGTACAGACCGACTGGGCGAAGAAATCGGGCTATCAAAAGCTGGTGTTCAAAACCAGGAACATCCACAGCGACATGATTCGGTTTGGGCTGAAACGAGGGTTTATGATTACCGAGCTGATCAAGCGGGACAAGCCGGAGGACCATAGAATTATCATGGAAAAAAAGATTTAG
- the dinB gene encoding DNA polymerase IV — protein MVTANKRSIVHMDLDSFFVSVERLFDNRLKGRPILIGGTGDRGVVASCSYEARVYGIHSAMPMRTARQLCPEALIIRGDSERYSQKSHEITEIIRESVPLFEKSSIDEFYIDYSGMDRFFGCFKMAHELRQKIIKETGLPISLGLSENKTVSKVATGEAKPNNEKEVPYGSEKPFLAPLSIRKIPMIGEKTAHSLYGMGVKKIQTLQTMPQELLESAFGKNGKLLWNKANGIDKSLVVPYSEAKSISTENTFSQDTIDVKMLEATLVAMTEQLATKLRKNHQLTCCASVKIRYSDFDTHTMQQRIPYTAADHTLLPVVKDLFRKLYNRRMLIRLIGIRFSALVHGHYQINLFEDTEDSIKLYQALDRINVKYGEKTVCRAVGMSVGSRNFNPFNGNSH, from the coding sequence ATGGTCACTGCAAATAAACGAAGTATCGTCCATATGGACTTGGACTCATTCTTTGTTTCCGTCGAGCGCCTTTTTGACAACAGGCTTAAGGGGAGGCCCATTCTCATTGGCGGCACCGGAGATAGAGGCGTCGTGGCTTCATGCAGCTACGAAGCCCGCGTGTACGGCATCCACTCGGCCATGCCCATGCGGACCGCCAGACAGCTCTGTCCTGAAGCATTGATCATCAGGGGCGACAGTGAACGCTACAGTCAAAAATCCCATGAAATCACCGAGATCATTCGCGAAAGCGTTCCCTTATTCGAGAAATCCTCCATTGACGAGTTTTACATTGATTATTCCGGAATGGACCGTTTTTTCGGCTGTTTTAAAATGGCCCACGAATTGCGCCAAAAAATCATCAAGGAAACAGGGCTTCCCATTTCATTGGGGCTTTCTGAAAACAAAACCGTATCCAAGGTAGCCACTGGAGAAGCCAAGCCCAACAACGAAAAAGAGGTTCCTTATGGCAGTGAAAAACCTTTTTTGGCCCCTCTCTCGATAAGAAAAATCCCGATGATCGGCGAAAAGACTGCCCACAGCCTCTACGGAATGGGGGTAAAAAAGATCCAAACGCTGCAAACCATGCCACAAGAACTGCTGGAAAGTGCTTTTGGCAAAAACGGAAAATTACTATGGAACAAGGCCAATGGGATCGACAAAAGCCTGGTAGTGCCCTATTCTGAAGCAAAATCCATCTCTACCGAAAACACCTTCAGCCAAGACACCATTGATGTAAAAATGCTCGAGGCCACCTTAGTCGCCATGACCGAACAGCTGGCAACCAAGCTGCGCAAAAACCATCAACTCACCTGCTGCGCAAGTGTCAAAATCCGCTATTCGGATTTTGACACCCATACCATGCAACAACGTATCCCGTACACCGCAGCGGACCACACCCTTTTGCCGGTAGTCAAGGACCTGTTCAGAAAACTTTACAACCGCCGAATGCTTATCCGTTTGATAGGCATCAGGTTCAGTGCCCTGGTACATGGGCATTACCAGATCAACCTTTTTGAAGACACAGAAGACAGCATCAAGCTCTACCAGGCCCTGGATCGTATCAATGTAAAATATGGAGAAAAAACCGTTTGTAGGGCTGTAGGCATGAGCGTAGGAAGCAGAAATTTCAATCCTTTCAACGGAAACAGCCATTAG
- a CDS encoding GNAT family N-acetyltransferase has product MEAIRIIPFTPTLQPYFEAINKAWINEHFTLEPVDIAVLENPQENLLDKGGAVIFAVLEEEIVGTVALKEHAAGVYEMTKMGVVPAAQGKKVGWALAMAILEVARGMGGRKVVLYSSRKLIPAINMYRKMGFREVVPEAGKYARCDIKMEIDL; this is encoded by the coding sequence ATGGAAGCTATTCGTATTATTCCTTTTACTCCTACGCTGCAGCCTTATTTTGAAGCAATCAACAAGGCTTGGATCAATGAACATTTCACCTTGGAACCGGTTGATATAGCCGTTTTGGAAAATCCCCAAGAGAATTTGCTGGATAAAGGCGGTGCGGTGATTTTTGCGGTATTGGAGGAGGAGATTGTAGGTACCGTGGCCTTAAAGGAGCATGCTGCCGGCGTTTATGAAATGACCAAAATGGGAGTGGTTCCTGCAGCTCAGGGCAAGAAGGTAGGTTGGGCCCTGGCAATGGCCATCTTGGAGGTAGCCAGGGGAATGGGAGGCCGCAAAGTGGTGCTCTATAGCAGCAGAAAGCTGATCCCTGCGATCAATATGTACCGAAAAATGGGATTTAGAGAAGTGGTACCCGAAGCAGGGAAATATGCCCGGTGTGATATTAAAATGGAAATAGACCTTTGA
- a CDS encoding DUF3050 domain-containing protein, with amino-acid sequence MEEIKHIETALAPLKRKLSQHPLYQQLSSLEDINTFMEDHVYAVWDFMSLLKALQRELTCVAVPWLPAPNPSVARFINEIVLGEETDVNEKGETKSHFEMYLDAMHQTGAHTPKIQHFTFLLSQQKTVTEALDTVGADIAVQDFVNFTFKVIATGKPHLIASAFTFGREDLIPDMFIEITKEAEQNDNRSYSKLLYYLNRHIELDGDEHGPLSMQMIAELCGDDSEKWTECLDTAKAALQHRLQLWDSITEKIKMKQALV; translated from the coding sequence ATGGAAGAAATAAAGCACATCGAAACTGCCTTAGCTCCCCTCAAACGTAAGCTATCACAGCATCCCTTATATCAACAACTAAGCTCTTTAGAAGACATCAACACCTTCATGGAAGACCATGTCTATGCCGTCTGGGACTTTATGTCCTTGCTGAAGGCGTTGCAGCGGGAGCTTACCTGTGTAGCGGTCCCCTGGCTTCCCGCCCCCAATCCCAGCGTGGCCAGGTTTATCAATGAAATCGTATTGGGTGAGGAAACTGATGTAAATGAAAAAGGGGAAACCAAAAGCCACTTCGAAATGTACCTGGATGCGATGCACCAAACAGGTGCCCATACACCAAAAATCCAACATTTCACCTTTTTGCTATCCCAGCAAAAAACGGTAACAGAAGCCCTTGACACGGTGGGGGCGGATATAGCGGTGCAGGATTTTGTCAATTTCACCTTTAAAGTGATTGCTACAGGAAAGCCCCATCTCATTGCTTCGGCCTTTACTTTCGGCAGGGAAGACTTGATTCCAGACATGTTTATCGAGATCACCAAAGAAGCAGAACAAAATGACAACCGCTCGTACAGCAAACTCCTTTATTACCTCAACAGACATATCGAACTGGATGGAGATGAACATGGACCACTTTCCATGCAAATGATCGCTGAGCTCTGTGGCGACGATTCCGAAAAATGGACGGAGTGTTTGGATACTGCCAAAGCAGCACTTCAACACCGTTTACAGCTTTGGGATAGCATTACCGAAAAGATCAAAATGAAACAAGCCTTAGTTTAA
- a CDS encoding S41 family peptidase, which translates to MKIFTTYRWLIALVFMASLSISCSDREMEPNPKPDNGPEPTEDPDVVINEWIQAVMEEVYLWTDTMNDPISLDADPEAYFDALLVNQDRFSVIYPNYEELVKRLEGVQKEAGYQFQLVRASSNSNDVFGVITYVKKGSPAEQAGLKRNDRFFEINGIQITTTNYSSLIQSTGEVHTLDIRRLNKDNGQFEMLAEAPLSLSVVELAENPILLDSIYTLENKKIGYLVYNFFAPGEELESENIRYGVYDQQLEEIFAAFKSNGVDELVLDLRYNGGGYTSSAVHLASLIGKGITNQDIFYYTQYNDLVQSYYQQTYGTDFFNTKFVDKSQNIGNQISSGKLYVLATGNTASASELIINGLRPYMDVVVIGETTYGKNVGSITIQDTENEENEYGLLPIISQSYNKNDESDYATGFVPDITSDEFANNFNILPLGDVNEEMLSDAIDAIFGNTTGANARTFTGESLKVDNSIRHQFRFGQMIEPTPEFK; encoded by the coding sequence ATGAAAATATTTACTACATACCGCTGGCTAATTGCCCTAGTATTTATGGCCAGTTTATCCATTTCATGTTCAGACCGAGAAATGGAACCTAATCCAAAGCCAGACAATGGCCCGGAACCTACTGAAGACCCCGATGTGGTCATTAACGAATGGATTCAAGCCGTGATGGAGGAGGTTTATCTTTGGACAGATACCATGAATGATCCCATTTCTTTGGATGCTGATCCCGAAGCATATTTTGATGCCTTATTGGTAAACCAAGATCGATTTTCAGTGATTTACCCCAATTATGAAGAATTGGTGAAGCGCTTGGAGGGCGTCCAAAAAGAAGCTGGATATCAATTTCAATTGGTTCGCGCAAGCAGTAACTCCAATGACGTATTTGGTGTCATCACCTATGTAAAAAAAGGAAGTCCAGCCGAACAGGCCGGCTTAAAAAGAAATGACCGTTTCTTCGAAATAAATGGTATCCAGATAACGACTACCAATTATTCCTCTTTGATCCAAAGCACCGGAGAAGTCCATACATTGGACATCAGACGGCTCAATAAAGACAATGGACAATTTGAAATGCTCGCAGAAGCCCCTTTGTCTCTTTCTGTGGTAGAATTAGCCGAAAACCCCATCCTTTTGGACAGCATATACACTTTAGAAAATAAAAAGATCGGATATCTCGTATACAACTTCTTTGCTCCCGGTGAAGAGTTGGAATCAGAAAACATCCGCTACGGCGTATATGACCAACAACTTGAAGAAATTTTTGCAGCATTCAAGTCAAATGGAGTAGATGAATTGGTACTTGACCTGCGCTATAATGGCGGTGGATACACTTCCAGTGCCGTGCATCTGGCCAGTCTTATTGGCAAAGGCATTACTAACCAAGACATCTTTTACTACACCCAGTACAATGATTTGGTACAATCCTATTATCAACAGACCTATGGCACTGATTTTTTCAATACCAAGTTCGTTGATAAATCCCAAAACATAGGAAACCAAATATCCTCTGGAAAGCTTTATGTGCTCGCTACGGGCAATACTGCTTCTGCAAGTGAACTGATCATTAACGGATTGAGGCCTTATATGGATGTGGTGGTCATTGGCGAAACCACCTATGGAAAAAATGTAGGCTCCATCACCATCCAAGACACCGAAAACGAGGAAAATGAGTATGGCCTCTTACCGATTATTTCGCAAAGCTATAACAAAAACGACGAATCTGATTACGCCACGGGCTTTGTTCCTGACATCACATCTGATGAATTTGCGAACAACTTTAACATTCTGCCCCTGGGTGATGTAAACGAGGAAATGTTAAGTGATGCAATTGACGCTATTTTCGGTAACACTACCGGAGCAAATGCCCGTACCTTTACAGGCGAATCGCTTAAAGTAGACAACAGTATCCGACATCAATTCAGGTTTGGCCAAATGATCGAACCAACCCCTGAGTTTAAGTAA
- a CDS encoding tetratricopeptide repeat protein has product MNKFKIAALALFMICLGVKAQDSTTTAVKDSSKAVKDQGALRIYQMALRYNDPSVAKNKLYELIVQNPENPRYAELLASLYYEMEQFSSAALVALDILKVDDQNIPALEIAAYSLEQLGALDRALPHFESLHLLSGDMFSLYKTAYLQYSLKKYDEALNSVEMLVKNNKSEEQKLTFPLEDNSTQDVSMKAAALNLKGLIYKDQGATSEAKTAFEAALANEPEFAIAKKNLSDLNK; this is encoded by the coding sequence ATGAATAAGTTTAAAATCGCAGCCTTGGCGCTGTTTATGATTTGTTTGGGTGTAAAGGCCCAGGATTCTACTACCACTGCAGTAAAAGACAGTAGCAAAGCGGTTAAAGATCAGGGTGCTTTGCGGATTTACCAAATGGCTTTGCGCTACAATGATCCTTCTGTAGCTAAAAACAAGTTGTATGAGTTGATTGTGCAAAATCCTGAAAATCCACGCTATGCAGAGCTCTTGGCTTCACTGTACTATGAGATGGAGCAGTTTAGCTCAGCCGCACTGGTGGCCCTTGATATCCTGAAGGTGGATGACCAGAACATTCCCGCACTGGAGATAGCGGCATATTCCTTGGAGCAATTAGGGGCGCTGGACAGGGCCTTACCGCACTTTGAATCTCTACATTTATTGTCTGGAGATATGTTCAGCTTGTATAAAACGGCTTACTTACAGTATTCCCTTAAGAAGTATGATGAGGCGCTTAATTCGGTGGAGATGTTGGTGAAGAACAATAAATCTGAAGAGCAAAAGCTGACCTTCCCTCTTGAGGACAATTCCACACAGGATGTAAGCATGAAAGCGGCGGCATTAAATCTAAAAGGTTTGATCTACAAAGATCAAGGCGCTACTTCAGAAGCCAAGACAGCATTCGAAGCAGCCTTGGCAAATGAACCGGAATTCGCGATTGCCAAGAAAAATCTTAGTGATCTGAATAAATAG